The Euphorbia lathyris chromosome 2, ddEupLath1.1, whole genome shotgun sequence genome includes a window with the following:
- the LOC136217241 gene encoding cytochrome P450 709B2-like, with amino-acid sequence MGYILAFLVALFLVLFIWQLCRILVWKPYSVAKCFEKQGIKGVPYKFLYGSLGQMKKLRAESTGLVLDTNSNDIIQTVLPHYHKWSKLYGEEMLYWNGVEPRIIITDADMAKQILSNKFGFYKRPRSNPSSKKLMGEKGLIFVEGEEWVRHRRILNPAFSLEKLKMMKKKIAECTVSKLNEWEKQALKAENESIQIEMNGEFIKLTSDVIAHSAFGSSYVEAQEAFQAQKELQKWIVASSTDILIPGWQYVPTPSNIRTWKLDRKLRNKLRSIVETRIRQVSQSCNYGDDLLGVMIQSSEVTREDKGSLKFMISEIIENCKAFFFAGHETTANFLNWTFFTLSLHQEWQQKLREEVLSECGMEIPDSDMLSKLKLVNMVLLEVLRLYNPVIGLFRTPMEDIKLGKLIIPKGTTLEMPIHHIHRKKEYWGNDANDFNPMRFANGIAKAAKHPNAFLPFSVGPRNCIGQTFAMLEAKMVVALFLQKFSFSLSSDYKHAPIDYITLYPRYGMPILIKSLSR; translated from the exons ATGGGATACATACTTGCTTTCCTAGTTGCTCTTTTTCTTGTTCTGTTCATATGGCAACTGTGCAGAATTCTGGTGTGGAAGCCATACTCCGTCGCTAAATGCTTCGAAAAGCAAGGAATTAAAGGAGTACCTTATAAGTTCCTCTACGGTTCTCTCGGACAAATGAAAAAGCTGAGAGCTGAATCAACTGGTTTGGTTTTAGATACAAACTCTAATGACATAATTCAGACAGTTCTTCCTCATTATCACAAGTGGTCCAAACTTTATG GAGAGGAGATGCTGTACTGGAATGGGGTAGAGCCGAGAATAATAATTACGGATGCAGACATGGCAAaacaaatattatcaaataaattTGGATTCTATAAAAGACCCAGATCTAATCCATCTTCAAAGAAACTAATGGGTGAGAAAGGTTTGATTTTTGTGGAAGGAGAAGAATGGGTTCGCCATAGAAGGATTCTCAATCCTGCCTTTTCACTCGAAAAACTCAAG atgatgaaaaagaaaattgcAGAATGTACAGTAAGCAAGCTCAATGAGTGGGAAAAGCAGGCTTTAAAAGCAGAGAATGAAAGCATTCAAATAGAAATGAATGGAGAATTTATAAAGCTAACATCAGATGTAATAGCCCACAGTGCCTTTGGAAGTAGCTATGTTGAAGCACAAGAAGCATTTCAAGCACAAAAAGAGCTTCAAAAATGGATAGTAGCTTCAAGTACAGATATTCTCATCCCTGGCTGGCAGTATGTACCTACCCCTTCAAACATCAGGACTTGGAAGCTAGACAGGAAGCTCAGGAACAAGTTAAGGAGCATTGTGGAAACTAGAATAAGACAAGTCAGTCAAAGTTGTAACTATGGAGATGATTTGCTAGGCGTAATGATTCAATCTTCTGAAGTTACACGTGAAGATAAAGGCAGTCTAAAATTCATGATCAGTGAAATCATTGAAAACTGCAAAGCCTTCTTTTTTGCTGGACATGAAACCACCGCTAATTTTCTTAATTGGACATTTTTTACTCTGAGCCTACATCAAGAATGGCAACAAAAACTCAGAGAAGAGGTGTTGAGTGAATGTGGGATGGAGATTCCTGATTCTGATATGTTATCCAAGTTAAAACTG GTGAATATGGTTCTGCTAGAGGTTTTGAGACTGTATAATCCTGTAATAGGGTTGTTTAGAACACCAATGGAGGATATAAAATTAGGGAAATTGATTATACCAAAAGGAACAACTCTTGAAATGCCCATACATCATATTCATAGGAAGAAGGAATACTGGGGAAATGATGCAAACGACTTCAATCCAATGAGGTTCGCAAATGGAATAGCAAAGGCTGCAAAACATCCAAATGCTTTCTTACCCTTTTCAGTTGGTCCTAGAAATTGCATTGGCCAAACTTTTGCTATGCTTGAAGCTAAAATGGTTGTGGCTTTGTTTCTTCAAAAGTTTTCCTTTTCTCTATCCTCTGATTATAAGCATGCCCCTATCGATTATATTACTCTTTACCCTCGCTATGGTATGCCTATTCTTATCAAATCTTTGTCTCGTTAA